From a region of the Streptomyces tirandamycinicus genome:
- a CDS encoding glycoside hydrolase family 65 protein, translated as MISHSAYTVEPWCLRETGLDLDVLAQSESVFALANGHIGWRGNLDEGEPHGLPGSYLNGVHELHPLPYAEAGYGYPESGETMVNVTDGKIIRLLVDDHPFDLRYGELGCHERVLDFRTGVLHRTAEWTSPGGRTVRITSERLVSLTQRAIAAIAYEIEPLDGPTHVAVQSELVANEQMPHEPGDPRVAAAVDAPLEPEEHFARGTGLRLVHRTRRSGQRVAAAADHVVEGPEGTTWSAESEPDVSRLTVTATLKRGERLRLVKFVGYGWSAERSLPAMHDQADAAVAAARSTGWEGLLAEQRAFLDHFWSCADVEVEGDAQIQQAVRFSLFHVLQAAARSEERAIPAKGLTGTGYDGHSFWDVESFVLPMLTFTAPRAVAPVLRWRHATLPAARDRAHTLGLAGAAFPWRTISGAECSAYWPAGTAAFHVNADIARAVARYVAATGDEEFERGPGLELLVHTARLWRSLGHHDPEGVFHIDGVTGPDEYSAIARDNLYTNLMARWNLMAAAEAVARHPDRAEELGVGEEEAAAWRDAAARTAVPYNEDLGVHEQSAGFTTFQHWDFANTSADQYPLLLHFPYFDLYRKQVVKQADLVLAMVTCPDDFTAEEKARNFAYYEALTVRDSSLSACCQAVMAAETGHMRLAYAYLGEAALMDLENLEHNTRDGLHIASLAGTWMALVAGLGGMRQHEDEDGVRRLGFAPRLPEALSGLRFTVLARGRRLRVDIRPQAVRYTLEEGEPLEILHHGKPVGLTAGPPVELPVPPLPVLPEPQQPVGRRPADRALTVPPAAADDGAAG; from the coding sequence ATGATCAGCCACTCCGCCTACACGGTCGAACCGTGGTGCCTGCGCGAGACCGGGCTCGACCTCGACGTCCTCGCGCAGAGCGAGTCCGTCTTCGCCCTCGCCAACGGCCACATCGGCTGGCGCGGCAACCTCGACGAGGGCGAGCCGCACGGACTGCCCGGTTCCTACCTCAACGGCGTCCACGAACTCCATCCGCTGCCGTACGCCGAAGCCGGATACGGCTACCCGGAGTCCGGCGAGACGATGGTCAACGTCACCGACGGCAAGATCATCAGACTGCTGGTGGACGACCACCCCTTCGACCTGCGCTACGGCGAACTCGGCTGCCATGAGCGGGTCCTGGACTTCCGCACCGGTGTCCTGCACCGCACGGCGGAGTGGACCTCGCCGGGCGGGCGCACCGTCCGCATCACCTCCGAGCGGCTGGTGTCGCTCACCCAGCGCGCCATCGCCGCGATCGCCTACGAGATCGAGCCGCTGGACGGGCCCACCCATGTGGCCGTCCAGTCGGAGCTGGTCGCCAACGAGCAGATGCCGCACGAGCCCGGCGACCCGCGGGTCGCCGCCGCCGTCGACGCGCCGCTGGAGCCGGAGGAGCACTTCGCCCGGGGCACCGGGCTGCGGCTGGTGCACCGCACCCGGCGCAGCGGCCAGCGGGTGGCGGCCGCGGCCGACCATGTCGTCGAGGGCCCGGAGGGGACCACCTGGTCGGCGGAGAGCGAGCCCGATGTCAGCCGGCTCACCGTCACCGCGACGCTGAAGCGCGGCGAACGGCTGAGGCTGGTGAAGTTCGTCGGGTACGGGTGGTCCGCCGAGAGGTCGCTGCCGGCCATGCACGACCAGGCCGACGCGGCGGTCGCCGCCGCCCGCAGCACGGGCTGGGAGGGGCTGCTCGCCGAGCAGCGGGCGTTCCTGGACCACTTCTGGTCCTGCGCCGACGTCGAGGTGGAGGGCGACGCGCAGATCCAGCAGGCCGTGCGCTTCTCGCTGTTCCATGTTCTCCAGGCGGCCGCCCGCAGCGAGGAGCGGGCCATTCCCGCCAAGGGGCTGACCGGTACCGGCTACGACGGGCACTCGTTCTGGGACGTGGAGTCGTTCGTCCTGCCGATGCTCACCTTCACCGCTCCCCGGGCGGTCGCCCCGGTGCTGCGCTGGAGGCACGCGACCCTGCCCGCGGCGCGCGACCGGGCCCACACGCTCGGGCTGGCCGGAGCGGCGTTCCCGTGGCGGACCATCAGCGGAGCCGAGTGCTCCGCCTACTGGCCCGCCGGGACGGCCGCCTTCCACGTCAACGCGGACATCGCGCGGGCCGTGGCGCGCTATGTGGCGGCCACCGGGGACGAGGAGTTCGAACGCGGGCCCGGACTGGAACTGCTGGTGCACACGGCACGGCTGTGGCGCTCGCTCGGCCACCACGACCCGGAGGGCGTCTTCCACATCGACGGGGTGACCGGCCCCGACGAGTACAGCGCCATCGCCCGCGACAACCTCTACACGAACCTGATGGCGCGGTGGAACCTGATGGCCGCGGCGGAGGCGGTGGCCCGGCACCCCGACCGGGCCGAGGAGCTGGGCGTCGGCGAGGAGGAGGCCGCGGCGTGGCGGGACGCCGCCGCCCGGACGGCCGTGCCGTACAACGAGGACCTCGGCGTGCACGAGCAGTCGGCCGGGTTCACCACGTTCCAGCACTGGGACTTCGCGAACACCTCGGCCGACCAGTACCCGCTGCTGCTGCACTTCCCCTACTTCGACCTCTACCGCAAGCAGGTCGTCAAACAGGCCGACCTGGTCCTCGCCATGGTGACCTGCCCGGACGACTTCACGGCGGAGGAGAAGGCCCGCAACTTCGCCTACTACGAGGCGCTGACGGTGCGCGACTCGTCGCTGTCGGCGTGCTGCCAGGCCGTCATGGCCGCGGAGACCGGGCACATGCGGCTCGCCTACGCCTATCTGGGCGAGGCGGCGCTGATGGACCTGGAGAACCTGGAGCACAACACCCGCGACGGGCTGCACATCGCCTCCCTCGCCGGCACCTGGATGGCCCTGGTGGCCGGGCTCGGCGGTATGCGCCAGCACGAGGACGAGGACGGGGTGCGCCGGCTGGGGTTCGCCCCCAGGCTGCCGGAGGCGCTGTCCGGCCTGCGGTTCACCGTGCTGGCGCGGGGGCGCCGGCTGCGGGTGGACATCCGCCCGCAGGCGGTCCGCTACACCCTGGAGGAGGGTGAGCCGCTGGAGATCCTGCACCATGGAAAGCCGGTCGGGCTCACCGCCGGCCCACCCGTGGAGCTGCCCGTTCCGCCGCTGCCGGTGCTGCCCGAGCCCCAGCAGCCCGTGGGCCGCCGCCCGGCCGACCGGGCGCTGACCGTCCCGCCCGCGGCCGCCGACGACGGCGCGGCCGGCTGA
- the treY gene encoding malto-oligosyltrehalose synthase has protein sequence MTPTATYRLQLQPDFPFRAAEDAVPYLAGLGVSHLHLSPVLEAVPGSPHGYDVVDHDRVREELGGEEGLRALARTARGHGLGLVLDIVPNHMAAVPRYNRALREVLREGPKSPFARWFDIDWDAGGGKVLMPVLADRLGEELGALRVEGRTLRYGEHAFPLREGTEELPLPELLDAQWYRLGWWRLARTELNYRRFFTISDLIGVRVEDPEVFAATHAKILELVRDGVVEGLRIDHPDGLADPEGYLLRLNEATGGCWTVVEKILTGDERLPASWPVAGTTGYDALYRIDGLFTDPDGAGELLRQYRDHTAPAGDRGGYWGATVRHAACAVVTHDLAAETEALARLAERVCTADPALRDHAPWALRTAIRELLVRVPVYRPYRTGGESVVTADAALRARAAFAVAREGDAVDVVRDLALGRLGDGPDQRAFRARFAQTSSALRAKSVEDTAFYRYVPLLSANEVGGDPGRPAVAPEEFHAYCGRIARDWPATGTVLSTHDTKRSADVRARITVLSQCPERWERLLTSLDWAPAPDRHFGWVAWQTATGFGVPDARRLGPALLKAAREAGLHTGWTEPDEGYEQAVREFVEAGPAGRAMHQVALFARELDPYVRAHALGAALVHLTMPGVPDLYQGTEGEYLALVDPDNRRPFREREEDGKTAVTRAALGLRRRRPDVFGESGTYTPLVAEGPAAGHCVAFTRSGEAITAVTRLALRLEESGGWRDTVLPLPAGRWADLLSPGREFTGGGPVPLAELFAGCPVALLERTDGG, from the coding sequence ATGACGCCCACCGCCACGTACCGGCTCCAGCTACAACCGGACTTCCCCTTCCGGGCCGCCGAGGACGCGGTCCCCTACCTCGCCGGCCTCGGCGTCTCCCATCTGCACCTCTCCCCCGTCCTGGAGGCCGTGCCCGGCTCCCCGCACGGGTACGACGTCGTCGACCACGACCGGGTACGGGAGGAGCTCGGCGGGGAGGAGGGGCTGCGCGCACTGGCCCGTACCGCGCGCGGGCACGGCCTCGGACTGGTGCTCGACATCGTGCCCAACCACATGGCCGCGGTCCCCCGGTACAACCGGGCCCTGCGGGAGGTACTCCGGGAGGGCCCGAAGTCGCCGTTCGCCCGCTGGTTCGACATCGACTGGGACGCGGGCGGCGGGAAGGTGCTGATGCCCGTGCTCGCCGACCGGCTGGGTGAGGAACTCGGCGCGCTGCGGGTGGAGGGGCGGACCCTCCGCTACGGCGAACACGCGTTCCCGCTGCGGGAGGGTACGGAGGAGCTGCCGCTGCCCGAGCTGCTGGACGCGCAGTGGTACCGGCTCGGCTGGTGGCGCCTGGCCCGCACCGAGCTGAACTACCGCCGGTTCTTCACCATCTCCGATCTGATCGGGGTCCGGGTGGAGGACCCGGAGGTCTTCGCCGCCACCCACGCCAAGATCCTGGAGCTGGTGCGGGACGGCGTCGTCGAGGGACTGCGGATCGACCACCCGGACGGGCTCGCCGACCCGGAGGGCTATCTGCTGCGGCTGAACGAGGCGACCGGAGGCTGCTGGACGGTCGTCGAGAAGATCCTCACCGGCGACGAGCGGCTGCCGGCGTCCTGGCCGGTCGCCGGCACCACTGGCTACGACGCGCTGTACCGGATCGACGGGCTGTTCACCGATCCGGACGGCGCCGGGGAGCTGCTCCGGCAGTACCGGGACCACACCGCCCCCGCCGGGGACCGCGGCGGCTACTGGGGGGCGACCGTACGGCATGCCGCCTGCGCGGTGGTGACGCACGATCTGGCGGCCGAGACCGAGGCCCTGGCCCGGCTGGCCGAGCGGGTCTGCACCGCGGATCCGGCCCTGCGCGACCACGCGCCCTGGGCGCTGCGCACCGCGATCCGCGAACTGCTGGTGCGGGTGCCCGTGTACCGGCCGTACCGCACCGGCGGCGAGTCGGTGGTGACGGCTGACGCGGCGCTGCGGGCGAGGGCGGCGTTCGCGGTGGCCCGGGAGGGCGACGCGGTCGACGTGGTCCGGGACCTGGCGCTGGGCCGGCTCGGGGACGGCCCGGACCAGCGGGCCTTCCGGGCGCGGTTCGCGCAGACGTCGTCGGCGCTGCGGGCGAAGTCGGTGGAGGACACGGCCTTCTACCGCTATGTCCCGCTGCTGTCGGCCAACGAGGTGGGCGGCGACCCGGGCCGGCCGGCGGTGGCCCCGGAGGAGTTCCACGCCTACTGCGGCAGGATCGCCCGGGACTGGCCGGCCACGGGAACGGTGCTCTCCACGCACGACACCAAGCGCAGCGCCGACGTCCGGGCGCGGATCACGGTGCTGTCCCAGTGCCCGGAGCGGTGGGAGCGGCTGCTGACGAGCCTGGACTGGGCCCCGGCGCCGGACCGTCACTTCGGATGGGTGGCGTGGCAGACGGCGACCGGTTTCGGGGTGCCCGACGCGCGGCGGCTCGGCCCGGCGCTGCTGAAGGCGGCGCGCGAGGCTGGGCTGCACACCGGCTGGACCGAGCCCGACGAGGGGTACGAGCAGGCCGTGCGGGAGTTCGTGGAGGCGGGGCCCGCCGGGCGCGCCATGCACCAGGTGGCCCTGTTCGCCCGGGAGCTCGACCCGTATGTGCGGGCCCACGCGCTCGGCGCGGCGCTGGTCCATCTGACGATGCCCGGGGTGCCCGACCTGTACCAGGGGACGGAGGGCGAGTACCTCGCGCTGGTCGACCCGGACAACCGGCGGCCGTTCCGGGAGCGGGAGGAGGACGGGAAGACGGCGGTGACCAGGGCGGCGCTGGGCCTGCGCCGGCGGCGCCCGGACGTCTTCGGCGAGTCGGGCACCTACACGCCGCTGGTGGCGGAGGGGCCCGCGGCCGGGCACTGCGTGGCGTTCACCCGCTCAGGCGAGGCGATCACGGCGGTGACCCGGCTGGCGCTGCGGCTGGAGGAGTCGGGCGGCTGGCGGGACACCGTGCTGCCGCTCCCGGCCGGGCGGTGGGCGGATCTGCTCTCCCCGGGCCGGGAGTTCACCGGCGGCGGTCCCGTGCCCCTGGCGGAGCTGTTCGCCGGCTGCCCGGTCGCGCTGCTGGAGCGCACGGACGGCGGCTGA
- the glgX gene encoding glycogen debranching protein GlgX, protein MQVWPGQAYPLGATYDGAGTNFAVYSEAAHRIELCLLHDDGSETAVELRETDAFVRHAYLPGVMPGQRYGFRVHGPYEPEHGQRCNSAKLLLDPYARAMSGRIDWGEAVYGYHFGRPDSRNDLDSAPHTMASVVVNPYFDWGDDRPPRTDYHRTVIYEAHVKGLTMLHPALPEELRGTYAGLAHPEVISHLSELGVTALELMPVHQFVSDHRLVDAGLGNYWGYNTIGFFAPHNSYASWGDRGQQVLEFKSAVRALHQAGIEVILDVVYNHTAEGNHLGPTLSFRGIDNASYYRLTEDRRYYMDTTGTGNSMLMRSPHVLQLIMDSLRYWVTEMHVDGFRFDLAATLARQFHEVDRLSSFFDLVQQDPVVSQVKLIAEPWDVGEGGYQVGKFPPLWTEWNGKYRDTVRDLWRGEPRTLAEFASRLTGSSDLYQDDGRRPLASVNFVTCHDGFTLHDLVSYNEKHNEANGEGNRDGESHNRSWNCGAEGETEDGEVRELRNRQMRNFIATLMLSQGVPMLSHGDEFARTQRGNNNAYCQDNELTWVRWPESTADQDGTLLAFTRAMVWLRRDHQVFRRRRFFHGRPVEGTHDELSDIAWFTPEGGEMTSRDWQAAHARALTVFLNGHAISEPGPRGERISDDSFLLMFNASDEDLDFAVPVDHGLQWQVVVDTARPEGVPPGQGPKVDAGERIRMISRSLTVLRRPA, encoded by the coding sequence ATGCAGGTCTGGCCGGGACAGGCGTATCCACTCGGTGCCACGTACGACGGCGCCGGCACCAATTTCGCGGTCTACTCAGAGGCCGCGCACCGAATCGAGCTGTGTCTGCTCCACGACGACGGCTCCGAGACCGCGGTCGAGCTCCGCGAGACCGACGCGTTCGTGCGCCATGCCTACCTGCCGGGCGTGATGCCCGGACAGCGGTACGGCTTCCGGGTGCACGGCCCGTACGAGCCCGAGCACGGGCAGCGGTGCAACTCCGCGAAACTGCTCCTCGACCCGTACGCGCGGGCGATGAGCGGCCGTATCGACTGGGGGGAGGCGGTCTACGGCTACCACTTCGGCAGACCGGACTCGCGCAACGATCTCGACTCCGCTCCGCACACGATGGCGTCGGTCGTGGTCAACCCGTACTTCGACTGGGGTGACGACCGCCCGCCGCGCACCGACTACCACCGCACCGTCATCTACGAGGCGCACGTCAAGGGCCTGACGATGCTGCACCCCGCGCTGCCCGAGGAACTCCGCGGGACGTACGCGGGGCTCGCCCACCCCGAGGTGATCTCGCACCTGTCGGAACTGGGCGTCACGGCACTGGAGTTGATGCCGGTGCACCAGTTCGTCAGCGACCACCGGCTGGTCGACGCCGGCCTGGGCAACTACTGGGGCTACAACACCATCGGGTTCTTCGCCCCGCACAACAGCTACGCGTCCTGGGGCGACCGCGGCCAGCAGGTCCTGGAGTTCAAGTCCGCGGTGCGGGCGCTGCACCAGGCGGGCATCGAGGTCATCCTCGACGTCGTCTACAACCACACGGCCGAGGGGAACCATCTCGGCCCGACCCTGTCGTTCCGCGGTATCGACAACGCCTCGTACTACCGGCTCACCGAGGACCGGCGGTACTACATGGACACGACCGGCACCGGCAACTCGATGCTGATGCGCTCGCCCCACGTGCTCCAGCTGATCATGGACTCGCTGCGGTACTGGGTGACCGAGATGCACGTCGACGGCTTCCGCTTCGACCTGGCGGCGACGCTCGCACGGCAGTTCCACGAGGTGGACCGGCTGTCGTCGTTCTTCGACCTGGTCCAGCAGGACCCGGTGGTCAGCCAGGTGAAGCTGATCGCCGAGCCGTGGGACGTCGGCGAGGGCGGCTACCAGGTCGGCAAGTTCCCGCCGCTGTGGACGGAGTGGAACGGCAAGTACCGGGACACCGTGCGGGACCTGTGGCGGGGCGAGCCGCGCACCCTCGCCGAGTTCGCGTCCCGGCTCACCGGCTCCTCCGACCTGTACCAGGACGACGGCCGGCGCCCCCTCGCCTCCGTCAACTTCGTCACCTGCCACGACGGGTTCACCCTGCACGACCTCGTCTCGTACAACGAGAAGCACAACGAGGCCAACGGGGAGGGCAACCGGGACGGGGAGAGCCACAACCGGTCCTGGAACTGCGGTGCCGAGGGCGAGACCGAGGACGGCGAGGTCCGGGAGCTGCGCAACCGCCAGATGCGCAACTTCATCGCGACGCTGATGCTGTCGCAGGGCGTGCCGATGCTCAGCCACGGCGACGAGTTCGCCCGCACCCAGCGGGGCAACAACAACGCGTACTGCCAGGACAACGAGCTGACCTGGGTGCGCTGGCCGGAGTCGACGGCCGACCAGGACGGCACACTGCTCGCCTTCACCCGCGCGATGGTGTGGCTGCGCCGCGACCACCAGGTGTTCCGGCGGCGGCGCTTCTTCCACGGCAGGCCGGTGGAGGGCACCCACGACGAGCTCTCCGACATCGCCTGGTTCACCCCGGAGGGAGGGGAGATGACGTCCCGGGACTGGCAGGCCGCCCACGCCAGGGCCCTGACGGTCTTCCTGAACGGCCACGCCATCTCCGAGCCGGGGCCGCGCGGCGAGCGGATCTCCGACGACTCGTTCCTGCTGATGTTCAACGCGAGCGACGAGGACCTGGACTTCGCCGTTCCGGTCGACCACGGGCTGCAGTGGCAGGTCGTGGTCGACACCGCCCGGCCCGAGGGCGTCCCCCCGGGGCAGGGACCGAAGGTGGACGCGGGCGAGCGGATCAGGATGATCAGCCGCAGTCTGACGGTGCTGCGGCGGCCCGCGTAG
- a CDS encoding SAV2148 family HEPN domain-containing protein translates to MSSGGLELPPGDTGHDGDSSDAPPGAVSLARPVDSGSEIGPELDWSADAWSEVRTRAQRAGRAYIWLNLVEQRLRAVVAAVLRPIYEPVHGEEWVVAAAGPAGQEWVQRAVAVREVSRRKGYLLDPADDNVLSFLTLPQLRELMVQHWPCFEPYFDDRRDVELALDELEVARNVVSRNRALNETVLAQAERASARLLEILGSGAGVPSADRLPVDAVEDLVGDRYADVVSIHPDRVRLQRQLPAEDLFGGARRLDAVGIGLNLLVQNFSGRRLVRLAESGCRVRLLFLNPASSAVKRRERELGLRKGELSRSVEMNILHTRRVRSRLRDPGAFEIHVFDETPRFTAYLVDGDGADGLAVVQSYLRRARGMEAPVLVLRGGGRPVVRSGQDTEHGLFQTYREEFESVWADSRPVS, encoded by the coding sequence GTGAGCTCCGGAGGGCTTGAGCTACCCCCAGGTGACACGGGTCACGACGGGGACTCCTCCGACGCGCCGCCGGGCGCGGTCTCGCTCGCCCGGCCGGTGGACTCGGGATCCGAGATCGGGCCCGAACTGGACTGGAGCGCGGACGCCTGGAGCGAGGTGCGCACCCGCGCCCAGCGGGCGGGGCGGGCGTACATCTGGCTGAATCTGGTCGAACAGCGGCTGCGCGCCGTCGTGGCCGCGGTGCTGAGGCCCATCTACGAACCCGTGCACGGCGAGGAGTGGGTCGTCGCCGCGGCGGGCCCGGCCGGTCAGGAGTGGGTCCAGCGGGCCGTCGCCGTACGGGAGGTCAGCCGCCGCAAGGGCTACCTCCTCGACCCGGCCGACGACAACGTCCTCAGCTTCCTCACCCTGCCGCAGCTGCGGGAACTGATGGTCCAACACTGGCCGTGCTTCGAGCCGTACTTCGACGACCGGCGCGATGTCGAACTCGCGCTGGACGAACTGGAGGTCGCGCGGAACGTCGTCTCCCGCAACCGGGCGCTCAACGAGACGGTGCTGGCCCAGGCCGAACGGGCCTCGGCACGGCTGCTGGAGATCCTCGGCAGCGGCGCCGGCGTGCCGTCCGCCGACCGGCTCCCGGTGGACGCGGTCGAGGACCTGGTGGGAGACCGGTACGCGGACGTGGTCTCCATCCACCCCGACCGTGTGCGGCTGCAGCGGCAGCTCCCCGCGGAGGACCTGTTCGGCGGCGCCCGGCGCCTCGACGCCGTCGGCATAGGCCTCAATCTGCTGGTGCAGAACTTCTCCGGGCGCCGGCTGGTGCGGCTGGCGGAGTCCGGCTGCCGGGTACGGCTGCTCTTCCTCAACCCGGCCAGCAGCGCGGTGAAGCGGCGCGAGCGCGAACTCGGGCTGCGGAAGGGGGAGCTGAGCCGCTCGGTGGAGATGAACATCCTCCACACGAGGCGGGTGCGCTCCCGGCTCCGCGACCCGGGGGCGTTCGAGATCCACGTCTTCGACGAGACGCCGCGCTTCACCGCGTACCTCGTCGACGGGGACGGGGCGGACGGACTCGCCGTGGTCCAGTCGTACCTCCGGCGGGCACGCGGCATGGAGGCGCCGGTGCTGGTCCTGCGCGGCGGGGGCCGGCCGGTGGTGAGATCGGGTCAGGACACCGAGCACGGGCTGTTCCAGACCTACCGTGAGGAGTTCGAGTCGGTGTGGGCCGACTCCCGGCCGGTGTCCTGA
- a CDS encoding 3'-5' exonuclease codes for MTWHREPLVGFDLETTGTDPLSARIVTAAVVTVDGDGTVQRRTWLADPGIRIPAQATAIHGISSERAAAEGRPAGDVAAETAAALAGYWARGVPVVAYNAAFDLTLLAAELRRHGLPPLRDPAPVVDPYTIDRAIDRYRRGKRTLEAVCAEYGVVLDDAHEASADALAAVLVARAIADRHPSVAALTPSDLHARQIRWYAEWAADFQSFLRRKGEKDAVVDGTWPLRAPAAVPG; via the coding sequence ATGACCTGGCACCGCGAGCCGCTGGTGGGCTTCGACCTGGAGACGACGGGCACGGACCCGCTCTCGGCACGGATCGTCACGGCGGCGGTCGTCACGGTGGACGGCGACGGCACCGTGCAGCGGCGCACCTGGCTGGCGGACCCGGGCATCCGCATCCCGGCCCAGGCCACGGCGATCCACGGCATCAGCAGCGAACGGGCGGCGGCGGAGGGCCGCCCCGCCGGGGACGTCGCCGCCGAGACGGCGGCGGCGCTGGCCGGGTACTGGGCGCGGGGCGTGCCGGTGGTGGCGTACAACGCGGCCTTCGACCTGACCCTGCTCGCCGCCGAACTGCGACGGCACGGACTGCCGCCGCTCCGGGACCCCGCGCCGGTCGTCGACCCCTACACCATCGACCGCGCGATCGACCGCTACCGGCGCGGCAAGCGCACACTGGAGGCGGTCTGCGCGGAGTACGGCGTGGTCCTCGACGACGCGCACGAGGCGTCGGCTGACGCCCTGGCGGCCGTCCTGGTCGCCCGCGCGATAGCCGACCGGCACCCGTCCGTCGCCGCGCTCACCCCCTCCGACCTCCACGCCCGACAGATCCGCTGGTACGCGGAATGGGCCGCGGACTTCCAGTCGTTCCTCCGCCGCAAGGGCGAGAAGGACGCGGTCGTCGACGGCACCTGGCCGCTGCGCGCCCCGGCGGCCGTCCCCGGCTGA
- a CDS encoding phosphotransferase enzyme family protein: MDETRAREVLAAAGLPRNGELLALGENAVFAAGDTVVRIGRSADLLDRAERELAVSEWLAAVGIPAVRAAEPKARLVEGHPVTVWHRLPEAVRPAEPCDLAPLLRRVHTLPEAPFALPRRELLGGVERWLRLAGDAIDAADAAYLRSRRDGFAAAVDALTPHLPPGPIHGDALPRNVLVGPGGPILVDLETFSSDLREHDLVVLVLARDRYGLGTAAYEAFTRAYGWDVREWDGCTVLRGARETASCAWVAQHAPTNPRALAEFRRRVASLREGDPEARWHPF; encoded by the coding sequence ATGGACGAGACACGTGCGCGGGAGGTGCTGGCGGCGGCCGGACTGCCGCGGAACGGGGAGCTGCTGGCGCTCGGCGAGAACGCGGTGTTCGCGGCAGGCGACACCGTGGTGAGGATCGGGCGGAGCGCCGATCTGCTGGACCGCGCGGAGCGCGAGCTGGCGGTGTCCGAGTGGCTGGCCGCGGTGGGCATCCCGGCGGTGCGGGCCGCGGAGCCGAAGGCACGCCTGGTGGAGGGCCATCCGGTGACGGTGTGGCACCGGCTGCCGGAGGCCGTGCGCCCGGCCGAGCCGTGTGATCTGGCGCCGCTGCTGCGGCGGGTGCACACACTGCCGGAGGCGCCGTTCGCGCTGCCGCGGCGGGAACTGCTCGGGGGCGTGGAGCGCTGGCTGCGGCTCGCCGGCGACGCGATCGACGCGGCGGACGCGGCCTATCTGCGCTCCCGCCGGGACGGCTTCGCGGCGGCGGTCGACGCGCTCACGCCGCACCTGCCGCCCGGGCCGATCCACGGCGACGCGCTCCCCCGCAACGTACTGGTCGGGCCCGGCGGTCCGATCCTGGTCGACCTGGAGACCTTCTCCTCCGATCTGCGCGAGCACGACCTGGTCGTCCTGGTCCTCGCCCGCGACCGCTACGGGCTCGGCACGGCGGCGTACGAGGCGTTCACCCGCGCCTACGGGTGGGACGTCCGCGAATGGGACGGCTGCACGGTGCTGCGCGGCGCCCGGGAGACGGCGAGCTGCGCCTGGGTGGCTCAGCACGCCCCCACGAACCCCCGGGCCCTGGCCGAGTTCCGCCGCCGTGTCGCGTCACTGCGCGAGGGCGACCCGGAGGCCCGCTGGCACCCGTTCTGA